One part of the Phragmites australis chromosome 3, lpPhrAust1.1, whole genome shotgun sequence genome encodes these proteins:
- the LOC133912133 gene encoding 18.1 kDa class I heat shock protein, with product MSLIRRSNVFDPFSLDLWDPFEGFPFGSGSRSSLFPSFPRTSSETAAFASARIDWKETPEAHVFKADVPGLKKEEVKVEVEDGNILQISGERNKEQEEKTDTWHRVERSSGKFLRRFRLPENAKSEQVRASMENGVLTVTVPKQEVKEPEVKSIQISG from the coding sequence ATGTCGCTGATCCGCCGCAGTAACGTGTTCGACCCCTTCTCCCTCGACCTCTGGGACCCCTTCGAGGGCTTCCCCTTCGGCTCCGGCAGCCGCAGCAGCCTCTTCCCCTCCTTCCCGCGCACCAGCTCCGAGACCGCGGCCTTCGCCAGCGCGCGGATCGACTGGAAGGAGACCCCCGAGGCGCACGTGTTCAAGGCGGACGTCCCGGGGCtgaagaaggaggaggtgaaggtggaggttgAGGATGGCAACATCCTCCAGATCAGCGGTGAGCGCAACAAGGAGCAGGAGGAGAAGACGGACACCTGGCACCGCGTGGAGCGCAGCAGCGGCAAGTTCCTGCGCCGGTTCCGGCTGCCGGAGAACGCCAAGTCCGAGCAGGTTAGGGCGTCCATGGAGAACGGCGTGCTCACCGTCACCGTGCCCAAGCAGGAGGTCAAGGAGCCCGAGGTGAAGTCCATCCAGATCTCCGGCTAG
- the LOC133912132 gene encoding LIM domain-containing protein WLIM2b-like: MFSGTQQKCKVCTKTVYPMDQLSTDGAVFHRSCFKCQHCKSTLSLSNYSSFEGVPYCKAHFEQLFKETGSYNKSFQSPSPAKNIPEKLAPELTRSPSKAARMFSGTQDKCATCGKTAYPLEKVTVEEKSYHKSCFKCSHGGCAISPSNYAALEGILYCKHHFSQLFKEKGSYNHLIKCASVKRDKAQPEQPAQPAADSS; encoded by the exons atGTTTAGCGGGACGCAGCAGAAGTGCAAGGTGTGCACCAAGACGGTGTACCCGATGGACCAGCTCTCCACCGACGGCGCCGTCTTCCATCGATCCTGCTTCAAGTGCCAACACTGCAAGTCCACCCTCTCC CTGAGCAACTATTCCTCGTTCGAAGGAGTGCCGTACTGCAAGGCCCATTTCGAGCAGCTGTTCAAGGAGACTGGGAGCTACAACAAGAGCTTCCAATCACCATCAC CCGCAAAGAATATTCCGGAGAAGTTGGCTCCTGAGCTG ACTAGATCTCCAAGCAAAGCTGCAAGGATGTTTTCAGGAACACAAGACAAGTGTGCAACTTGTGGTAAAACTGCATATCCTCTTGAGAAG GTAACTGTTGAAGAAAAGTCCTACCATAAGTCCTGCTTCAAATGCTCCCACGGGGGCTGTGCCATTTCACCGTCCAACTATGCAGCCTTGGAGGGCATCCTCTACTGCAAGCACCATTTCTCCCAACTTTTCAAGGAGAAGGGGAGCTACAACCATCTGATAAAGTGTGCATCCGTCAAACGCGACAAAGCACAACCAGAACAACCAGCACAACCAGCCGCTGATTCCTCCTGA
- the LOC133912128 gene encoding uncharacterized protein LOC133912128, with protein sequence MSRPNRSDAHLSPEDEAAREAEVREYFDDAAPKRHTKPSRSEHSDVYADALVPDNAHPELDRLQELEARIERLLCEGGKVGEEFVETEYYKDLGCVGDQHHTTGTGFIKMDKPHGASFELSEGVDAGERHASCKGNPATNEWIPSADTVSPASDKPNRSDS encoded by the exons ATGTCGAGGCCGAACAGGAGCGACGCGCATCTCTCCCCCGAGGACGAGGCGGCgcgggaggccgaggtgcgGGAGTACTTCGACGACGCGGCGCCCAAGCGCCACACCAAGCCCTCCCGCAGCGAGCACTCCGACGTGTACGCCGACGCGCTCGTCCCGGACAACGCCCACCCCGAGCTCGACAGGCTCCAAGAACTCGAAGCCCGCATCGAg AGGTTGCTGTGCGAGGGCGGCAAGGTGGGGGAGGAGTTCGTGGAGACGGAGTACTACAAGGATCTCGGCTGCGTCGGCGACCAGCACCACACG ACCGGAACAGGCTTCATCAAGATGGACAAACCCCACGGCGCCTCGTTCGAACTCTCTGAAGGCGTCGATGCAGGGGAGCGCCATGCTTCTTGCAAGGGGAATCCTGCTACCAATGAGTGGATCCCATCAGCTGATACG GTGTCTCCGGCGTCAGACAAGCCTAACAGGAGCGACAGCTGA
- the LOC133912130 gene encoding OVARIAN TUMOR DOMAIN-containing deubiquitinating enzyme 3-like: MAAAARPSNAALLARLRDGTAKFELLEDSAPAPDPPSWPRLHCFARIAPSLRGGWSAALNKVENYGVQRVTGDGRCMFRALVKGMAKNKGIPLTPREEVQDADDLRMAVKEVICDSATERQKYEEAVIAITVEQSLKRYCQRIRRPDFWGGESELLVLSKLCRQPIIIYIPEHEYHGRGNGFIPIAEYGLEFTRNSKQWKKKAPVRLLYSGRNHYDLLV, encoded by the exons atggcggcagcggcgcgaCCATCCAACG CCGCTCTTCTTGCGCGGCTCAGGGACGGCACGGCCAAGTTCGAGCTCCTCGAGGACTCCGCGCCCGCGCCAGATCCTCCGTCCTGGCCCCGCCTCCACTGCTTCGCCAGGATTGCCCCCTCTTT GAGGGGCGGATGGTCGGCGGCGCTGAACAAGGTGGAGAACTACGGAGTTCAGAGGGTCACCGGTGATGGCCGTTGCATGTTTCGAGCATTG GTTAAAGGAATGGCAAAGAATAAGGGGATTCCTTTGACACCTAGGGAGGAGGTACAAGATGCAG ATGATTTACGGATGGCAGTGAAAGAAGTTATATGTGATAGCGCAACCGAGCGACAGAAGTATGAAGAAGCTGTTATTGCAATTACCGTGGAGCAATCATTGAAACG CTACTGCCAAAGGATAAGGCGGCCTGATTTCTGGGGTGGAGAGTCAGAACTCTTG gtattGTCTAAGCTGTGCCGGCAGCCAATCATTATTTATATTCCAGAGCATGAG TACCACGGTCGGGGTAATGGCTTCATTCCCATAGCTGAGTATGGGTTGGAATTTACCAGAAATTCGAAGCAGTGGAAGAAAAAGGCGCCAGTAAGACTGTTATACAGCGGGAGGAACCACTACGATTTGTTAGTATAA
- the LOC133912129 gene encoding uncharacterized protein LOC133912129, with translation MGRSGGEAARRREFGSMDEFWGFYLSQHSKSGTRRWHFFGTLASLACALLAAATGRAALLLAAPALGYGMAWYSHFFVEGNRPATFGYPVWSFLCDLRMFVLILTGRLDAELARLRVRPPPDATAASAHRD, from the coding sequence ATGGggaggagcggcggcgaggcggcgcgGAGGAGGGAGTTCGGGAGCATGGACGAGTTCTGGGGCTTCTACCTGAGCCAGCACTCCAAGTCCGGCACGCGGCGGTGGCACTTCTTCGGCACGCTGGCGTCGCTCGCCTGCGCGCTGCTCGCGGCCGCCACGGGCCGCGCCGCGCTCCTCCTCGCGGCGCCCGCGCTCGGGTACGGCATGGCGTGGTACAGCCACTTCTTCGTGGAGGGCAACCGCCCCGCCACGTTCGGCTACCCCGTGTGGTCCTTCCTCTGCGACCTCCGCATGTTCGTGCTCATCCTCACCGGCCGCCTCGACGCCGAGCTCGCCCGTCTCCGCGTCCGGCCGCCGCCCGACGCCACGGCGGCCTCTGCGCACCGAGACTGA
- the LOC133912131 gene encoding cytosolic enolase 3-like: MSVQEYLEKHLLSRKIEEAVNAAVRAKAPDPVLFIASHMRRAAPAVITRVRARQILDGHGVPAVEVELHTNKAVHRASVAGAGAPEGAAAGSTGDAERRRILARAVADAVRVINDKVSEALVGMDPQQQAQIDQAIMDMDKARHKADVGANPMLAVSIAACKAGAAEKEIPLYKHIADLVGKSATSLPVPAITVINGGKHAGNGLPIQEIMILPVGAKNFEEAMQMGSETYHHLKDIILEKYGSDSCNIGDDGGFAPNINSISEGLDLVIAAIERAGYNGRIKLAINVAATDFCVGKKYDLEFKSAKKSGQNFKTAVDMIEMYSQLCSEYPLVSIEQPFDKDDWEHSKKLTTLELCEVVGDDLLMSDPERIKRAVNEYTCNALVLKANQVGTVTEAIEVVKQAKDAHWGVMVSHRSGDTEDSFIADLAVGAAAGQIKAGAPCRGECLTKYNQLLRIEDELGSESVYAGENWRTASTS, from the exons ATGTCGGTGCAGGAGTACCTGGAGAAACACCTGCTCTCGCGCAAGATCGAGGAGGCCGTGAACGCGGCGGTCCGCGCCAAGGCCCCCGACCCGGTGCTCTTCATCGCGAGCCACATGCGGCGGGCGGCGCCCGCCGTTATCACGAGGGTGCGGGCGCGGCAGATCCTGGACGGGCACGGCGTGCCGGCCGTGGAGGTCGAGCTGCACACCAACAAGGCCGTGCACCGGGCATCCGTGGCCGGAGCGGGCGCGCCcgagggcgccgccgccggctcgaCCGGGGACGCGGAGAGGCGGAGGATCCTCGCCAGGGCGGTCGCCGACGCGGTGCGGGTGATCAACGACAAGGTGTCGGAGGCGCTCGTGGGGATGGATCCGCAGCAGCAGGCGCAGATCGACCAGGCCATCATGGACATGGACAAGGCGCGCCACAAG GCTGATGTTGGAGCGAATCCTATGCTGGCAGTTTCAATTGCGGCTTGTAAAGCTGGTGCTGCTGAAAAAGAG ATTCCACTCTACAAGCATATAGCAGATCTTGTTGGCAAAAGTGCTACATCACTTCCCGTCCCTGCAATTACAGTCATTAATGGTGGAAAGCATGCTGGAAATGGTCTTCCCATTCAA GAAATTATGATCCTTCCAGTTGGTGCAAAGAACTTTGAAGAAGCAATGCAGATGGGTTCCGAGACATATCATCATCTCAAG GATATTATCTTGGAGAAATATGGTTCAGACAGTTGCAACATTGGAGATGATGGTGGGTTTGCTCCAAATATTAACAG CATATCTGAAGGCTTGGATCTTGTTATTGCGGCAATAGAGAGAGCCGGTTATAATGGAAGAATAAAATTGGCAATTAATGTCGCTGCTACTGATTTTTGTGTAG GAAAGAAATATGATCTGGAGTTCAAGTCAGCAAAGAAATCAGGGCAGAACTTCAAAACTGCAGTTGATATGATTGAGATGTATAGCCAGCTTTGTTCAG AGTACCCGCTTGTCTCTATTGAGCAGCCCTTTGACAAAGATGATTGGGAGCACTCAAAAAAGTTGACCACCCTAGAGCTGTGCGAG GTTGTAGGGGATGACTTATTGATGTCCGATCCCGAACGCATTAAGCGGGCAGTAAATGAGTACACTTGTAACGCTCTTGTTCTCAAG GCAAATCAAGTGGGAACTGTCACTGAGGCCATAGAGGTTGTGAAGCAGGCAAAGGATGCTCATTGGGGTGTGATGGTATCACATAGGTCTGGAGATACCGAGGATTCTTTCATCGCTGACCTGGCTGTTGGTGCTGCAGCGGGACAGATCAAAGCTGGTGCCCCCTGCCGTGGAGAGTGTCTCACTAAATACAATcag CTGCTTAGAATAGAGGACGAACTTGGTAGTGAAAGTGTTTATGCCGGGGAAAATTGGAGAACTGCAAGCACGAGCTGA